From Carassius auratus strain Wakin chromosome 9, ASM336829v1, whole genome shotgun sequence:
CAGTAATTGCAATCGGCATTCATCTGTGCTCTTTGGGTTAATGTAATATGTTACATACCCTTTCACTTTATCCATCTCAGAAAAACCTCTAAAtgagaaaaatatccatgaaaaaaaaatatacacaaaaacaaaggtcaatatatatattagtgatttatttcactaattccattaaaaaagtgaaacttgtatattatattcattcattacacacagactgatatatatcaaatgtttatttcttttaattttgatgattataactgacaactaaggaaaatcccaaattctctatctcagaaaatgtgaatattgtgaaaaggttcaaatattgaagacaccttgtaccacactctaatcagctaattaactcaaaacacctgcaaaagcctttaaatggtctcccagtctagttctgtagactacacaatcatggggaagactgctgacctgacgtATGAATCAGGATTTCTGCATCCAAATTTTGTTTTCTATTGAGAaacattagatagatagatagatagatagatagatagatagatagatagatagatagatagatagatagatagatatacttaCTTGTCAATAGAAATTTTGACCTTGGGTTGAGAGTTCAGTTCAGGGAGTTTGACTAGTAGTCTAGTATCATAAAGCACAAATAAAGCAATGACAATTGATGTCTATGAAAATGACCGCCAATACAGTATCTGTTGATACAATACTAAAATCTCTGTAACCCACCTGATCTTTACACAGAACTGAACTCCTTTTCTTATCACCAAGGGTCTCCGGCGATACAATGGCATAAAAGGCTGTCCCTCCACCACAAGAGAACTGAAAAACAGATCACATCAGATGTCATGTCTGGTTTCTTTTAGAAGTAACAAaccacaaaatacatttaaatttcccCATGAACCCACAAATACTCTATGGacaaccaaatgttttttttttctacagcttGTGTTCTACATATGAAACCACAGAAATGTATGAACAGATAAAGCATTGCATCTCACTTTAATACAAGGTTTTTGAAGAGTGCAAGGGCCTGGTCATCTAGCTGGCTCTTGCCCAGTGTGAGGGGGTCGTTGTTGTAGGTGAATTTCTGCACCAATTCATGAACTTTCTTCAGCTGCTGACGTATCTGTTGAAGACACTCTGCCAAAACCGAGAACCTTAAGAGCAATTAGatcataattacaaataattcaCAATAACTCATATACACAAGACAACATCTTCTGggccatatttaaataaataacctaataaaaataaatgcaaatatatcgTTATATAATCCAGCATCACTCTGATACACACACATAACTTCATcagatttttaatgaattaaataaatgaccAAGTTGTGTATTCACTGATAACGATTTACAAAGACATTATTTCTGTACTACTTCAAGTCtgaaaattattagaaaattattttaattactgaaacCAATATTTAAACCTGTAagttgtttagaaaaaaaaaaaaaagaagcaaactcTGATTTCTGATGTTGTTGTTGCAGTGGCGAGCCCGATCGAAACTCTGAATCACTGAGTCAGTTGAGAGTCGAGTTAGTTCGATAActgaatgaatcatgaatcatgGCATCGATGGTGCTTTTTGGAAACGATGCCCAGCTCGGTTGCGTGAACTGAATCATTGAAAAGAatcaaaacaaaatgattaaagcTACTTCTCTCATGGAATATCGTTGCGCCTGCCACATCTACTGCAGATTTTCTGTGAATAGAACGATGAAATCTCGTTCAGATGTTTACAAAACGCTATTgtcttatttaataatatttggaATAAAGGGCACGAGTTATACTACTCTTTACAATTTTGAAGCTTAACAGACCAGCCTTCAATCAGTGTCATGATTCTGTGACTAACTTTTGGATGTGAATGTCCTTCAGAATTTCCCCTTTTTCAAAACATGAGAGTGGGTAAATGATATGAAAACATCAGCATTATAATAAttgttctttttgtgtgtgtcttcatTAGGTTATCTTCTGTCCAGGAGTAGTATCAACAGCCAGAGGTTCTCACCAGCTCTGCAGCTGCTTCAGACAAGTGTTGTGTGGCCCGCCGATGCAAGCCATCTGCTGTCTCTTCTTCCACTCAGGTAACTCTTCTGATATGAGTGTGAGCTGGATCTGCTCGGCTAGAGTCAGTGCATAAGCAGTTTCTTTCATCACCATCTGCACACACAACGCGTTTACACAGGATGCTATCACAAACACTGTTCCTATATACTACAGatacactacactgaaaaaacTGCCACATCGACCACATTCCTACAGATATTCATATTCACGAGGTCACACTCGCAAACAACTCTGCAAGTGTGTTTACATACCTACCTCTCTTTTTATGTGTAGGTCAGTAAACATTTGTCCAGTGGCAATTTCCTCATGTTGACTCTCTTTTGTTGTATGACACATTGTTTGAGACTCGACTGAAAATATGAAGAATAATGTCCACAAAaatggactatatatatatatatatatatatttatatatatgatatgcTTTGTCATTTGATTGATCTATTAATTTTTACAGAGCAGAAATAGTTATAATTCTCTAATTTTACTTTGACCCTCTGAAGGCTTTCTCTTGGAGTCATACTCGTACTGCAGATCTTCCAAAACCTGAATGTCCTGTTCTGTTTCCTGATGGAAAAAAAGTAGCGACTGTAGTGAAAGTTTCAAGATATCATCACATAGTTAAAGTGAAATACCCCAAAACAAGAGTCTGTTGAGTAATTTAAGTCTCATGTTTTCAATTCGAGTGAATGTGAGAGAAATGTGGCTTAGTAATTTGAAAAAGATACCTGCACACTCTTCTttaagatgtttgtttttttgtccaactctttttcttcttccatCATACCTCCCTGTAATGAGTGAGTTTTACCCTGAACACAAACAATATCAGACACGTACTTATCAGACACATACATATAGACTAATGAACGTCTctatgtttagaaaaaaaaaaaaggtttgatgaCATACTTGAGAAACAAGTGCCTTCTCCTGGGTGTTATATATGTTCATAGCCATGTGAACAAGATCCTCCTAGAAGAGCTCATAATAGGATTCATTTGTCCAAagttttacacaaaaaatatatagttattatatcataaatacaatattaatagAAAACAGAGCAGATAGACATTGTGTACCTGTAGGTTGTAGATGTTTAGTTTCCTTTTGGTTCGCTGTACCAGGAAGTTTTCGCAGCAAATGAAAGTTATGATAAGTATCATGGTGGGCCCAGAAGGGCAATGCCCCACCCATTTCTTTCAGCTGTGGCCCACCCAGTCCCAGTGAGAAGCTGGTAATTTTCCATATGTATGTTATTCATCAAaagataattataaatgtatagtttcattataactttatatatgttatttaaaatatgtttaaggtGAATTTTCATGGTCAATTAAAGGCAGTTTATTAATTTCCTCTCTTCCTATAGGTGCTTACCCCATGCTTGTCAAAATAACGATTGGTCAGTTTCTGTTAGTGCCACCCACAATTATGTTAATGACGCGAGTGCAAGTGTTAAATTTGAAAGCTGAATttgaaaatagtgaaaaaaaaccctcattctgaatttaaaaagtatatattggaTTTCCcaaattaaatgtaagtaaatgttAGCATTGAATCCGGATCACCTACAAATGAAACCAGGGGcttgtaccatgaagctggattagctgGCTAGCCTTACACTTACACTAGTAATTTACACTCCATGGCTAAACTGCTCCAGGTCAGATTATGTTCTGAGTTAGACATCTCAAACTGAAgatggaccaatcagatgtgagaaaagtgacacatgtctgacataaagtcactccagtttatcttgctccaaattaaaggtcactaatgctaaaaaaaaaaaaaaaaaaaaaaaaaagaattctggcTTTAATAATGAttactgagtcattttatgatttacataatttttttgtgatttatatttttattattattatttatcttttacacacaagcaattttagtttaacagttattctaaatcatttattttaaataaatattaatgtatgcagatcatgtaatatgaaataagctgtagtatcgatagattgcactatttaaaatttgtatatgttcgagtctctatcactatatattttcaaatgtataaactaagttaacaagtttcacttgtcactgcactgatagagcaagattatttattttatttctcctccttcatttttcatatgatgtttaaatttgtcatatccCTTTAtcaaaacctttaaccttcagTTTTGAATCTCACTGggtctcgcgagaagtaaatcaaacttgctttgtgttgcaaggctcgtgattggctgttcaccagtgatgtcacacattcatgtgcacacgctccacaaactcaggatcaaaaaAACCTGAGTTGAGGTAAAGAATGTTGATGGACAGCATCATACCAACAAAGccagattggagaggtttggttttgtcaactcaaaactaatcctgtaactctgaatttgttcaggtaccatcatggtacaggccccagaccAGTGGGTGATGGATTAGAAACTTCTGAGCCAAGCttgtttaaagcataaaaataaatacggactgttgaatgcttgaatctgattggctgacgaacatTCTGGGGTGTGCGCgattattttctgggaaatgcACTGTGAGTGTCATTCCAGTCAGCTGTCTCTTGaccacattacatttccatatCACTTTGCATAGTAAACCTGTAATAACGAtcacatattttgtatatatgGTGCCAAACTCCCCCAGAAAGCTCACTTTGGTCAGCTGTTTTGAACTGCTGAAAGGAACTAAAAACAAACTTCGTTTCGTCCTGATTTTGTTGGAAAATTACATCGTATCAGTTCGTTCTTCGATTTCATTTGAAGTATATCAGGGCCTTTAGTGTTCAACTTAACCTTTTCTATTGAATTAATGTCAACCATTATTCATTTTCCTTTGACATATTAAGTGTTAAGCACATTCAAAGTTAAGCttgtaaatgcattgcatttaaaaatgaatattcagTGCATGgattatgaaatgtaattatcaaatctttaataatattgaaaataataagtaataaaaacaCCCAAAGGATTAAAATTGCTGCCCGAGGCTATTGGCATGTTTGGAagcaatcattatttatttatgcactcATGTTTGGTGCTAGACTTGTCTTACACACTTTATCTTTAAGCTTCATAAAGATTTCCAtctggagaaaaataaaaaataatagtaatacatgAATATAAACCGTTTAATAGTCTTTATTTTTACTTCACATGACAGTATGTAACATTGCTTTATTTGACCTGGCTTTGAACTGTAGTATTATTTCTGACTGTTGAAGGTCGGCTgatgtttatttctgttagactgtatcctgctggtgtgtgtgtgtacatgggcATAATGCAATTGTATGGAAAGATATTTtaatgtgcaaaaaataaataaatgcttcacAAGATGGATGAGAATGTCCTTTTCACAAgcaaatgtcttcacagaaaCAGTTTGTCAGAGTTTTTGTATATATCCAGTATATCCGTACTAGTATTAGTGACTGgtacacagaaaaataaaagaaaaacaatgcaaCATGCAAGTTTCTTTACAATATGTTCACGTTTTATACTAACAAAAAGAACAGGATTACACTGTTTTAAGTGTATTCTTTAATTTGATAGAAGAAAATAGCTCCTCTTCACACAAGTGGAAAATAAATGGattagattcatatatatatatataaaaaaacatgcaaagaTAAATCATTTGGCTATTAGTTTGCATTATTCAATATAGATGTATGTGTGCCAGATACAATACTTCTAGAAACAGATGAATTTTCCTCCATAAGAAAAGCACTGCATTCAATTTAGATGCATTAGTGGAGAAACGTTCCTCATATCAGGTTTGCCTTGAGGTGCTCTAACACTTGCAGGGTCTTGAAAAAGGtctaaaaacatatatacataagATATGAATCTTGTTTTTCAGTTACAGAAATATATGAAGtagaaaaaagaaagtaataaCTTACTCATCTGACACAGAAATTATGCGCCTGCCTATATATGGCTTGATATATGACCGAGGTTTGTCTATCTCCATCTCTTCTGTATCTGTAGGACAAAAGATCAATGATGTAAGGCATGTCGATAGTGACAGTACACACAGACATGCTCTCTAACATACAAGTTCCACtaacattttacaaaagcaaAGTCCCCAAATAGTCTTTGTGAACAGTAGTATTGTAGAACAAAATAGGAATTTGTTAGGTTTGACATCCATTTTGCTTGGAAAAGGTGGTTAGATTAAAATAAATGGCACTTGGTTCAACATTTTGTTatttaaccctttaggcgccagaggttttttcctaaaacgttcgattttgacatcttaatttcaaaaggctatatcttaaaatttataaaagatagagactttctgtcaattataaaaatattaaggatgacccaatgtttatgtagggattttattttcccatctaatttgcatactATGACGTCATATGGTGTggtcatcttgaattatagaattttcatgaaaagtcacatatttaaatgataaaatggagcACTTCTTTCCCCAAAAAAAATttccctcaccttctgtgtgctatattgcacaatactgaatgctcaggtaaatagtaagcagtaaacaaactgtaaatcattactaataaatggtagaaacaaaccgaatgcatgtagcggttgggattttcaatttactacatgcagcaggcactctgattccatgtatggggcacatatatattactcatatgacacacaaacacaagtagacaagacctgtttagttcaaaagctatgccccgtgtcgcatcgcctctgcttctgctatcagcagcgcggccagatctgcctcgcgcacgcgctgaatgtgcacagctcggactactgtcagtgtcatcGCGActcccaccttgcctcctaactgtcctatgaatacttcgacctcgtctaacatacccagtggcattagacaaagtctccactacaatactgtcgccgcgattgcggagtggtgcggtcagaagacaaatatacatgtctagcgcggtaaaaatctcccgcctcgtccccgcaacaaaAACTTGCCTGCTAATTTCacgatgaacactccgaccctggcaaacattgttcacacctctgacatttggcaaatgaccatttatttacattgggcaaaggattcaccatttgtgcttggtgtagggctatactttcactttcagtatgaCCGTCATCTTCTaaatgcagatattccccttcagaatcagtgtccgcgaataaaAGTTCCAACACCTCATTGCGGCTTTATTGAAACTTTATTGATGCcactagataataataataatgaaaatgataataatctaatgccaatactcgctgacgttgacaatattggtcagataaaatggctcactctcacacaagctccgctttttttcgcactgattcaatgcactctatctcgaagattttgtataggagcatggcgtttttttcagtcagagatgaagtgttacatgtctgctatctagtgcaggggaggttgcatgaaatttgacaccatatttgacaaaatcgtccgttttattcagtgccgcatcttgtcgagtaaactcgaccgtggcgccaagagggttaatgCAATGACATcaccatatactgtatgtatacacatttagaagaaaaatgtcctataataaattaaaatacatacagtgtatttattttgtgacgTTGTACCCTTAAGATCTGGATCATAATCTTATGTAGCAGGCTATTGAAATCTGTTGTTTCAGTTTTACACTCTTATcttgctgtattttttaaatgaatgaatggttaCATAAAGAATATCTACCATCAGAAGAGCTGATATAGTAGCGACCAAAGGCGTCATCTTTTGGGATATCTGGGTAAAGGTAGACGAGGGGGTTGACTGGAATCTTCTGTGAAGCGGTGAGGGTGTAGTCGCGGATGACGTTGGGCAAGGAAATGGACGCCAGGTCTGATTTAGTGTAGGGCTTGACTGAATGTGTCTTAGGTTCACCTGTATTTGATGACATTCATTCACATATATTACAAGAATGAAAGAcagatatgtaaataaataagtgaTCAAATACTCCAATTCAAACCAGCACACACCGTCCTTGGAATAATCCACCCATGTGATGGTGATTCCTCCGTCTCGACACGATTCACTGAAGCGCAGAAGGAAAGTGCCAGGCAGTTTGTTGCTCAACAAAGCCCTCTCTCGCTCTTTACTCAAAAACCCTATAATATACCTGTGTATAtatgtggaaaaaaatataaaataggaGTGGATAACGATGTCAAAGAAACTTACATATTCATGGCAGTTATAATACTATTAATTGGAATATAACTTTAGAACATTTTGCCATATTATCATGCTGTTTCGGCTTAGTTGATTTTAAAGCAGCAACTTATATATTATTGTGTGAAATCcgattttcaaaagaaaaaagtaggatgggatttttttttattttattgggaaTTGCTTATATTGTGAAAAGTGGGAGTATTAATTATCAAAATCCAACATAGGCAGAGTCATACAAAGACgagcatgtttttttctttggaataaagCAGCTGTATCAATGAATCCTACACAATAAGACCAGAAAGACAGTGGCGTGCACAGACCTCCGGAGGGGTAGGGGCTAAAAGACGTTGCTAGGACACAATCGCGGTCCGAGGGGGTCCCCCTCTGTTGAAATCACAGTCTGGGGGCACATAGACTGGACCGAAAGGGAACTTAAGTGTCGTGATTAAAGGGGCAGGGGCTCGAGCCCCCAATTCCAACATtagtttgctctattctttttctattgtatctgttttctttttatttattatatgttttgtttttacttgctatgtgtactgtgttgggctaactgagacttgatatagcacttgtatatcattgctcttttgttgattttgattgcttccatttttgtaagtcactttggataaaagtgtctgtaatGTTATGGAAATGCaaaattactgaacctaaacaCAGGAGCCTTGACTgaaattctttatatattttaaatgcttcatatattttagaattctaggacttaaaaaaatctacaataataataataataatttaataaattttggtTGATTGTACACATCTAAAATGGAATGGATTCTAAAATATAGCAGACAGATAGTTCCAGCCATAGATGCTGTTTTTGTTCCATTGTCTGTAACGATGGAACTCTTACCCATCATTCCAGATGTTGAGCAGGTGTCTTTTAATAAGGTCCAGAACTCCATCTATCCACAGCCAGAAAGGTACACCCCTCTCATTAGGAGACATCTAGGCAAAAACACACAAGTTATTTACTCTGCTTCCATTTTATTAGCTAAAGCATTGGCATGGCATTGCATCATCAATGTTGACGTGACGATATTTATTGCACTTCcccttaaaatgaaaataaaataacatatgtCCAGTTAGTTTCGAGTTCTGAATGCACAGCTGTTCTTTGTGGAATCCGGTTATTCCACTAAGTTTTGGTTTAGCAGTAAATCATGTGGTGACAGCAGAGgaacaaacaaaatgttaaagAAAATGAAAGTAAGTCTCTTGCTTTTGTTTGAACTGTTTCCATAAACTCACCTTACAAAATGTATTCCAGTTAATGAGACCTTCAGGGTCACCTTGGGCATCATGACCTGAAAACAGATACAAAATTTAGTGCTTTGTATTGGAACTATCAGCATTTACTCAGTCCCATTTCaataggttaaaaaataaagcacaaacaaacacaccaaGAACTTTATCGGCCAGCGTTCTCAGCTGCTCAGAGTTCAGCGCTCGTTTAGTGGCAGAAGAAAACTGCCAGCTTAAGACCTTCGAAAGCTGCCCCCATTTCACAGGTGGAGGATTCAAGAAGAACAACAGATTCTGAGAGAAAGTGTGAGATGGACAGCAAGAGTCAAAACAGAAACCTCAATAGAAGAAAGAAACATTGATGAGGGGAAATGGCCGTACGTGGGGTTCACTGCAGAGCATGTTGTACCATAAGATGGAGCCCCAGGCACTAGGTAACTGATTCACATGGGAGATCACCACAATAGGAAGTGATGTGATctgtttaataacaaaaaaaaagaaagaaaaaaaaaacaggtctggTCAGAATAACTGGTCTGATCTACAGTTGATATGTCACAATAAGTAGCTACATTGCAGAGTACTTTACCGATAAATCAACACACAGTTCTGGCTGAATGAGTTGAGTTTCAAAGTTAAGTATGTGCAGCTCCTCAGAAATGATGAGAGGAGTCTGTAATAACAAGGAGGAAAACATCAGCAATTCCTTCACTTCATTAAATTTGACATCACTGTATGTGTTTTTTGGCCTACCTCACTGGTTCTGTTGttacttttcatctcttttaaTTGCTGTGGTAATCAGAGGGAACGAAAGATCAACAATAAACGTTCGGttagatattatatttatttattactagcagtaatatgtttgtttttcacaCCTTACCAAATGACGAAATTCAGCTGCTAGACATCCACTGGATTCCTCCAAGTTCATAACTTTAGAAAATGTTCCTAAAATGTTGAATTTCCTCGATCTAGGACATCAGGAAACAGACATTTGGATTATTTGAGCTCTGATGGCGTGCATACAAATGCCAATGGTGTTTCttgctaaataataaaatgttaaaaatttttATTCAGAACAAAACAGAATCATTTGATAATTAGGGTTTAGATTTTGCATTTCTAGCTTATCTTCTGATAATTATAATGATCACTGTGCAAGACTACACAATGCAGTTACTGTACAGTAATATCATTGCAGGTATTTTTGTGGTTGTTATGCTATGTGTCTAAATGCATTGGCTCATTCCAAACATCACATTATACAAATAAGTCACATTTGTGTTATGAGTTTCTTTGTAATATGTTACGTACCCTTTTATTGCGTCTCTCTCTGTTAAATCtctacagaagaaaaacaaatatactgtatgaattcgtagatagatagatagatagatagatagatagatagatagatagatagatagatagatagatagatagatagatagatagatagatagatagatggaaagGTTTTGCTTACTTGTCAATAGAGACTTTTACTTTGAGTTGACAGTTCAGTTCAGGGAGCTTGACTAGAGATCTACAAAATAATACATATCGACATCATGAAGATTAAAGGTTTTATTAATttaccatcaattaaaataaGGAACATCACAGTGTTATGGACGGAAACTTAAAGAAACCCACCTGATCTTGACTGTGAACTGAACTCCTGTTTTTATCACCAAGGGTCTCTGAGGATGTGTCGGCATACAAGGCTGTCTCTCCACCACAAGAGAACTGAAAGACACATCACAACCACTGCCATCCTGTT
This genomic window contains:
- the LOC113108355 gene encoding signal transducer and activator of transcription 1-alpha/beta-like isoform X3; its protein translation is MILIITFICCENFLVQRTKRKLNIYNLQEDLVHMAMNIYNTQEKALVSQGKTHSLQGGMMEEEKELDKKTNILKKSVQETEQDIQVLEDLQYEYDSKRKPSEGQIESQTMCHTTKESQHEEIATGQMFTDLHIKREMVMKETAYALTLAEQIQLTLISEELPEWKKRQQMACIGGPHNTCLKQLQSWFSVLAECLQQIRQQLKKVHELVQKFTYNNDPLTLGKSQLDDQALALFKNLVLNSLVVEGQPFMPLYRRRPLVIRKGVQFCVKIRLLVKLPELNSQPKVKISIDKGFSEMDKVKGCTKFFLLGTVNKVMTLDESSGCLAADFRHLTAREMRPSNRSKEITCLPVVMLVRGWQLSAWGSILWYNMLCSEPHNLLFFLNPPPVKWGQLSKVLSWQFSSATKRALNSEQLRTLADKVLGREAQGNPEGLIHWNTFYKVSAESGDSFWQWIYEHLDLTEKYVSNIWNDGYIMGFLSKESEKALLSEKLPGTFLLRFSENSRCGGIIITWVDRSKDGGEPVVHSTNSYTRRDLNNISLPNIIRDYTVTDGEKDPVNPLVYLYPDIPRDVAFGRYYTSASDNVGGINEDQIQDGTTACQ
- the stat1b gene encoding signal transducer and activator of transcription 1b codes for the protein MTLWSQLQLLDSLYLEQVDQLYDEAFPMEIRQYLSQWIESHDWESVASNVSLATLRFHELLNQLDEHYSRLNLGNNFLLQHNIRKIKRNLQDHFQEDPVHMAMIIASTLNEERKILENALRTQGKGGSSHGSITMEQQNELGNKVNNLKTTVQEIEQDIQDLEDVQDEYDFKRNTLHSRVEFEMNSQKTKEIQQEEMAIRQMFVGLSMKREVVIKEIANALTLAEQIQLTLISEELPEWKKRQQMVCIGGPPNACLDQLQSWFTVVAECLQQIRQQLKKVHELVQKFTYNNDPLTLGKSQLDDQALALFKNLVLNSLVVERQPCMPTHPQRPLVIKTGVQFTVKIRSLVKLPELNCQLKVKVSIDKDLTERDAIKGSRKFNILGTFSKVMNLEESSGCLAAEFRHLQLKEMKSNNRTSETPLIISEELHILNFETQLIQPELCVDLSITSLPIVVISHVNQLPSAWGSILWYNMLCSEPHNLLFFLNPPPVKWGQLSKVLSWQFSSATKRALNSEQLRTLADKVLGHDAQGDPEGLINWNTFCKMSPNERGVPFWLWIDGVLDLIKRHLLNIWNDGYIIGFLSKERERALLSNKLPGTFLLRFSESCRDGGITITWVDYSKDGEPKTHSVKPYTKSDLASISLPNVIRDYTLTASQKIPVNPLVYLYPDIPKDDAFGRYYISSSDDTEEMEIDKPRSYIKPYIGRRIISVSDEPFSRPCKC